A region of Salvia splendens isolate huo1 chromosome 17, SspV2, whole genome shotgun sequence DNA encodes the following proteins:
- the LOC121774271 gene encoding protein FAR1-RELATED SEQUENCE 5-like, translating into MVFGPFTGKDNHGCPIAFGAGFVSSENCDAFSWLFTVFVDSLGVAPRIIITNQDWGMRLAIEKLLSGTRHRLCMWHIMSKLFEKIPKFFSDKEKFSKEFKACVWSELLDRDEFDMLWTGIIEKYVVEDHKWFKGMFAIRHLWITAYFRDVPMGSLMRTTSVLESENSFFKRYLKPLFNFADFTLQYNNAIGAQRNQTERLDYYNSTISPKYATDLAFEKQLASVYTDRKFRVVQELISEANKSCRMISMSTLENIEVFKVSDARKKTFTVTHEIEAESFDCECKLFERCGYLCSHLFFVLRNKDVNNIPEKYVGNRWLKSELLKAVHGLTSDESASDKGSNEDDKLQIGNRCHGRYFGLYQCAFKNKNHLIALDNLLAGIGPQIFTDDTTGSSSVDKNDSIKNIYGIVVPEEITAHAPDVVSTKGSASDKKSRIKSSIEKAIEKASKLHRRCGKCHKVTDHNAMNCGIK; encoded by the exons ATGGTGTTTGGTCCATTTACCGGGAAAGACAATCACGGGTGTCCTATTGCATTTGGAGCTGGTTTCGTATCCAGTGAGAATTGTGATGCATTCTCATGGCTTTTCACTGTGTTTGTTGATAGCCTAGGTGTTGCTCCAAGGATCATAATCACAAACCAAGATTGGGGAATGAGGCTTGCAATTGAGAAGTTATTATCTGGTACAAGGCATCGTTTGTGCATGTGGCATATTATGAGCAAGTTGTTTGAGAAAATACCTAAATTTTTTTCTGATAAAGAAAAGTTTAGTAAGGAGTTTAAGGCTTGTGTTTGGTCAGAATTGTTAGATCGAGATGAGTTTGACATGTTATGGACTGGTATTATTGAAAAATATGTTGTGGAAGATCATAAATGGTTTAAGGGCATGTTTGCTATTAGACATTTGTGGATCACAGCCTACTTTAGAGATGTTCCTATGGGTTCTTTAATGAGAACAACATCTGTTTTAGAATCTGAAAACAGTTTTTTTAAGAGGTACTTGAAACCGTTGTTTAATTTTGCTGACTTCACTCTTCAGTATAATAATGCCATTGGTGCTCAAAGGAATCAAACTGAAAGGCTTGACTATTATAATTCTACAATCTCTCCAAAATATGCCACTGATTTAGCATTTGAGAAGCAATTGGCATCTGTATACACTGATAGGAAGTTTAGAGTGGTACAAGAATTGATTTCTGAGGCTAATAAGAGTTGTCGGATGATTAGCATGTCCACTTTGGAGAACATCGAGGTCTTTAAAGTTTCTGATGCTAGAAAGAAGACCTTCACAGTTACACATGAGATAGAGGCTGAGTCATTTGATTGCGAGTGTAAACTATTTGAAAGGTGTGGTTATCTATGTAGCCACCTTTTCTTCGTCCTCAGAAACAAAGATGTCAACAATATTCCAGAGAAGTATGTTGGTAACCGGTGGCTGAAAAGTGAATTATTGAAGGCAGTTCATGGTCTCACGAGTGATGAAAGTGCATCTGACAAAG GTTCTAACGAAGATGACAAGCTACAGATTGGTAACAGGTGTCATGGACGTTACTTTGGTCTATATCAATGCgcttttaagaataaaaatcaTCTGATTGCATTGGATAATTTGCTTGCGGGTATTGGTCCTCAAATTTTTACTGATGACACTACTGGATCTTCATCAGTTGATAAAAATGATTCCATCAAGAACATATATGGTATTGTTGTACCTGAAGAAATAACTGCACATGCTCCAGATGTGGTTAGTACAAAGGGAAGTGCAAGTGATAAGAAAAGTAGGATTAAGTCGAGCATAGAGAAAGCAATTGAAAAAGCAAGTAAACTTCATAGGCGTTGTGGAAAGTGTCATAAAGTGACTGATCATAATGCCATGAATTGTGGCATAAAGTAG